From the genome of Salvelinus sp. IW2-2015 unplaced genomic scaffold, ASM291031v2 Un_scaffold3439, whole genome shotgun sequence, one region includes:
- the LOC112075856 gene encoding homeobox protein HMX3-like, whose protein sequence is MDNKHSHAMAETAQETRPPAKDSPFSIKNLLNFDSKPSNPKTLLATTKGLFEGGFSLSRIGDLTFPSFDIPTQRFGLSAHYLERTSAWWYPYALGTSGHHLYRTGGFEKASARDTPSXGEDRETPELLRKSPDPDDKEDDKNTSTDDLVLEESDGDEPKKEKELVDDWRKIKDENSDKKTCRKKKTRTVFSRSQVFRLESTFDMKRYLSSSERAGLATSLHLTETQVKIWFQNRRNKWKRQLAAELEAVNLSHAAAQRIVRVPILYHENTGSETGSAGDPSVSQSLLTFPHQMYYSHPLVTSVPLLRPI, encoded by the exons ATGGACAATAAACATTCACACGCGATGGCAGAGACGGCACAGGAGACCCGTCCGCCCGCTAAAGACTCACCTTTCTCTATCAAGAACCTGCTCAACTTCGACAGTAAACCTTCCAACCCGAAGACGCTGCTTGCCACCACCAAAGGACTATTTGAAGgaggcttctctctctcccggaTCGGTGATTTAACTTTTCCTAGTTTTGACATCCCAACCCAGAGATTTGGATTATCGGCGCACTATTTGGAACGGACGTCTGCGTGGTGGTATCCCTACGCGCTCGGCACGTCGGGACATCATCTCTACAGGACTGGAG GGTTTGAGAAGGCCAGCGCGAGAGACACACCATCAYCAGGCGAGGACCGAGAGACACCGGAGCTGCTGCGAAAATCACCCGACCCAGACGACAAAGAGGACGACAAAAACACAAGTACTGATGATCTCGTTCTGGAGGAGAGTGATGGGGACGAACCAAAGAAGGAAAAAGAGTTGGTGGATGACTGGAGGAAAATTAAAGACGAGAACTCGGATAAAAAAACGTGTCGGAAAAAGAAAACGCGCACAGTGTTTTCAAGGAGTCAGGTATTTCGGTTGGAATCAACGTTCGATATGAAACGGTACCTCAGTAGCTCGGAACGGGCAGGCCTGGCGACATCCCTACACCTCACGGAGACCCAGGTGAAAATCTGGTTCCAGAACAGGAGGAATAAGTGGAAACGACAGTTGGCCGCGGAACTCGAAGCGGTCAATCTGAGCCACGCCGCGGCCCAGAGGATAGTCCGCGTACCCATATTGTACCATGAGAACACCGGCTCAGAAACTGGGAGCGCTGGGGacccgtcagtcagtcagtctctactAACGTTCCCTCATCAAATGTACTATTCACATCCCCTAGTCACATCCGTGCCGCTGCTGAGACCAATTTGA